A stretch of the Aegilops tauschii subsp. strangulata cultivar AL8/78 chromosome 4, Aet v6.0, whole genome shotgun sequence genome encodes the following:
- the LOC109766996 gene encoding flowering-promoting factor 1-like protein 5 — translation MADGGVWVFRKDGVMELESAAGSTSSRSGPGNKALVYVPANETMRSLQALEQRLGAHGWERYYENRDVVQLHRRDGSLDLISLPRNFAQLRSTHMYDVVVKNRGHFKVVDL, via the coding sequence ATGGCGGACGGAGGCGTGTGGGTGTTCCGGAAGGACGGGGTGATGGAGCTGGAGAGCGCGGCCGGGTCGACGTCGAGCCGGAGCGGGCCGGGGAACAAGGCGCTGGTGTACGTGCCGGCGAACGAGACGATGCGGTCGCTGCAGGCGCTGGAGCAGCGCCTCGGCGCGCACGGCTGGGAGCGCTACTACGAGAACCGCGACGTCGTGCAGCTCCACCGCCGCGACGGCAGCCTCGACCTCATCTCGCTCCCGCGGAACTTTGCGCAGCTCCGCTCCACCCACATGTACGACGTCGTCGTCAAGAACCGAGGCCACTTCAAGGTCGTCGACCTCTAA
- the LOC109766997 gene encoding flowering-promoting factor 1-like protein 5 yields MAAGGVWVFRKDGVMELEREASSRKALVYVPANETMRSLRALERRLGSLGWERYYEDRAVVQLHRRDGSLDLISLPRDFARFRSVHMYDVVVKNRGHFKVVDL; encoded by the coding sequence atggcggcgggcggcgtgTGGGTGTTCCGGAAGGACGGGGTGATGGAGCTGGAGCGGGAGGCGTCGAGCCGGAAGGCGCTGGTGTACGTGCCGGCGAACGAGACGATGCGCTCCCTGCGGGCGCTGGAGCGGCGGCTGGGGTCGCTGGGATGGGAGCGCTACTACGAGGACCGCGCCGTCGTGCAGCTCCACCGCCGCGACGGCAGCCTCGACCTCATCTCGCTCCCGCGAGACTTCGCGCGGTTCCGCTCCGTCCACATGTACGACGTCGTCGTCAAGAACCGAGGCCACTTCAAGGTCGTCGACCTCTAA
- the LOC109766988 gene encoding xyloglucan galactosyltransferase KATAMARI1 homolog, with product MRQPAKPGAPKGRSRRAVVGAKEKAVAGSSRRLCFAAVLAVTFFLYYRFSQLDDPCRGRYIHVYKLPPRFNTDMTRDACRGDANGGGRWPAGTCEYIGNAGLGRPLADPADGVLTGEDGWYGTRQLALDVIFHNRMKRYECLTNHTAAAAAVFVPFYAALDFARYAGQDNVTRDAASVDLAEWLKWRLLYDRQGQRPQDGHDNFLVAGRTARDLARDGGNSGGPNWGTNLLARPVGRNLSVLVLESSLAPNASEFAVPYPTYFHPRTDADVFRWQDRVRGLQRKWLMAFVSGKPRGTEKAATATIHDHVMAQCKASDACGHLQPDPDCATGTDHGQCHSPVEAMRLLQSATFCLHPPPGGSPPSYTRRWVFDAMVAGCIPVFFHPASAHLQYRWHLPEDHAKYSVFIPEAGVRAGTASIEAVLRAIPAATVARMREEVVRLIPTVVYADPRGKLETVKDAFDVAVDGMLDRVARLRH from the coding sequence ATGCGTCAGCCAGccaaacccggcgcacccaaggGGCGGTCGCGCCGGGCCGTCGTCGGAGCCAAGGAAAAGGCGGTGGCCGGCTCATCCCGGCGGCTGTGCTTCGCTGCCGTCCTCGCAGTAACCTTCTTCCTCTACTACCGTTTCTCACAGCTCGACGACCCGTGCCGGGGACGGTACATCCACGTGTACAAGCTGCCGCCGCGCTTCAACACCGACATGACGCGCGACGCCTGCCGCGGCGATGCCAACGGCGGCGGGCGCTGGCCCGCTGGCACCTGCGAGTACATCGGCAACGCCGGCCTCGGCCGGCCGCTCGCGGACCCGGCCGACGGCGTCCTCACCGGCGAGGACGGGTGGTACGGCACGCGCCAGCTCGCTCTCGACGTCATCTTCCACAACCGGATGAAGCGGTACGAGTGCCTCACCAACCACAccgccgcggccgccgccgtCTTCGTGCCGTTCTACGCCGCCCTCGACTTCGCCCGCTACGCCGGCCAAGACAACGTGACGCGGGACGCCGCGTCGGTGGACCTGGCGGAGTGGCTCAAGTGGCGGCTCCTGTACGACCGGCAAGGGCAACGGCCCCAGGACGGCCACGACAATTTCCTCGTCGCCGGGAGGACGGCGCGGGACCTGGCGAGGGACGGCGGCAACTCCGGCGGCCCGAACTGGGGCACGAACCTCCTCGCCAGGCCGGTCGGCCGGAACCTGTCGGTGCTCGTCTTGGAGTCGTCGCTGGCGCCGAACGCGAGCGAGTTCGCCGTGCCGTACCCGACCTACTTCCACCCCAGGACCGACGCCGACGTGTTCCGGTGGCAGGACAGGGTGCGTGGCCTGCAGCGGAAGTGGCTCATGGCGTTCGTCTCCGGCAAGCCTCGGGGGACGGAGAAGGCAGCAACGGCGACCATCCACGACCATGTCATGGCCCAGTGCAAGGCGTCGGACGCGTGTGGGCACCTGCAGCCGGACCCGGACTGCGCCACCGGGACCGACCACGGGCAGTGCCACTCCCCTGTCGAGGCCATGCGGCTGCTCCAGAGCGCGACCTTCTGCCTGCATCCACCTCCAGGCGGCTCGCCCCCGTCCTACACGCGGCGGTGGGTGTTTGACGCGATGGTGGCCGGGTGCATCCCGGTCTTCTTCCACCCGGCGTCGGCGCACCTGCAGTACAGGTGGCACCTCCCCGAGGACCACGCCAAGTACTCGGTGTTCATCCCGGAGGCCGGCGTCCGGGCGGGCACGGCGAGCATCGAGGCCGTGCTCCGGGCTATcccggcggcgacggtggcgcgGATGCGGGAGGAGGTGGTGAGGCTCATCCCGACGGTGGTCTACGCCGATCCCCGGGGGAAGCTGGAGACTGTCAAGGACGCCTTCGACGTCGCCGTCGACGGGATGCTCGACAGGGTGGCACGGCTCCGGCATTAA